In Archocentrus centrarchus isolate MPI-CPG fArcCen1 chromosome 22, fArcCen1, whole genome shotgun sequence, one DNA window encodes the following:
- the LOC115772703 gene encoding adhesion G-protein coupled receptor G2-like, with amino-acid sequence MENLRLIVEKMGNSSIAALKIGNITGLIAKLPKENQTNMNFAFTETGDVKKIVDKSSNSLTGSFRSISVPSEASEMAVKGNGSILGILLFPDMKLSDRRSYFNNEIMGIEMGAKVENLSQTINIQYGNVNKNGANASCMSWDGTSKDASGFPIWSADGCDTNETNSSITCQCSHLTFFAILMSPPPGNISASDVNSLTYITSIGCGLSLFFLIVGLFMHVLVRKGKASQATNILMNLFIAMLVLNLSFLTNESIAKLNIPGACVAIAAVLHYSMLATFTWFFMQALHLYLNLRRISTEVKHYMLKICITGWVIPAVVVIALLASQKYDSIKIATNEGTAATMCWIPDVAIHQGVNIGYYAVVFVFTLTVFIITVRQIILLPKMGKVQKKSSTKTNTITILGLFFLLGITWGFAFFSYGSLVIVSYYIFTILNSFQGFFLFIYYYQSSKIIGTDKMHTQSSNSTATSNTTVTNAYG; translated from the exons ATGGAAAATCTAAGGCTCATAGTTGAAAAGATGGGTAATTCCAGCATAGCAGCACTTAAGATAGGAAACATCACAGGACTGATCGCCAAACTCCCCAAGGAAAATCAAACCAACATGAACTTTGCCTTCACAGAAACGGGGGACGTAAAG aaAATTGTTGACAAAAGCAGCAATTCCTTGACGGGCTCCTTTCGTTCAATAAGTGTTCCTAGCGAGGCCAGTGAAATGGCGGTGAAAGGTAATGGGTCAATTCTTGGAATTCTTCTGTTTCCAGACATGAAATTG AGCGACAGAAGATCCTATTTCAACAATGAAATAATGGGGATAGAAATGGGAGCAAAAGTGGAAAATCTTTCACAAACCATCAACATTCAATACGGTAATGTGAACAAG AATGGAGCCAACGCTTCTTGCATGTCTTGGGATGGCACCAGTAAAGATGCAtctg GGTTTCCAATCTGGAGCGCAGACGGCTGTGATACCAACGAGACCAACAGCAGCATCACCTGCCAGTGCTCACATCTAACCTTTTTTGCCATACTCATG TCGCCTCCCCCGGGAAACATAAGCGCTTCGGATGTTAATTCTTTGACCTACATCACATCGATCGGCTGCGGACTGTCATTGTTTTTCTTGATAGTGGGTCTCTTCATGCACGTTCTCGTCAG AAAGGGGAAAGCAAGCCAGGCAACGAACATTCTGATGAACCTCTTCATCGCCATGTTGGTCCTGAATTTATCCTTCTTGACAAATGAGAGCATTGCAAAGTTGAATATCCCCGGCGCATGTGTGGCCATAGCAGCAGTTTTGCACTACAGCATGTTGGCCACTTTCACCTGGTTTTTCATGCAGGCCTTGCACTTGTACCTCAATCTACGCAGAATCTCTACTGAAGTGAAACATTATATGCTGAAGATTTGCATCACAGGATGGG TCATACCGGCTGTGGTGGTGATCGCTCTTCTTGCCTCCCAGAAATATGATTCCATTAAGATTGCTACAAATGAAGGGACAGCAGCAACAAT GTGTTGGATCCCTGATGTTGCTATCCACCAGGGGGTGAACATCGGTTATTATGCCGTGGTGTTCGTCTTCACTTTAACTGTGTTCATTATAACTGTAAGGCAGATTATTCTACTGCCTAAAATGGGGAAAGTGCAGAAAAAGAGCTCCACTAAAACCAACACTATCACCATTCTGGGcctgtttttccttcttggCATCACCTGGGGCTTCGCTTTTTTCAGTTACGGATCACTGGTCATTGTCTCCTACTACATCTTCACCATCCTCAACTCCTTTCAAG gtttcttcctgttcatctACTATTATCAGTCCAGCAAGATTATTGGAACCGACAAAATGCACACGCAAAGTAGCAACAGCACAGCTACATCAAACACAACTGTAACAAATGCTTATGGATGA